The Zobellia alginiliquefaciens genome contains a region encoding:
- a CDS encoding SLC13 family permease, which yields MELSKKAGLFVGPLLFFIIRFLPFDLVSEKGDAVIAVAVWMVIWWITEAVSISVTALLPLLLFPFLKIMDIGDVGANYGSPIIFLFFGGFVLALALEKVNLHKRIALNIIKITGTTPNKVVLGFMIATASLSMWISNTATTVVMLPIAMSVIGLLVNDEDGFTKSDRNFALSVMLGIAFSANAGGVATVIGTPPNSVMIGLLENEYNIEISFLKWMVLGVPFSALMIWISYLVLVKWMYPNRDLVFSASKDVIHDELKKLGPMSGKEKMVLAIFGVTVFLWIFRTVINGVFPALKLNDTMISIMAAIAMFSIPYNMKKGDFIIVWKDTQKLAWGILILFGGGLALAKGMSVSGIVDIVSAAIGDSQVSILFTAVLLITLMLFMTELMSNVALIAVLAPVVAGIAIGLNIPILYLLIPVTIASSCAFMLPMATPPNAIVFASGYIKVNEMARVGIILNVIAVALLVLMFQFVVPLLF from the coding sequence ATGGAACTCAGTAAAAAAGCCGGACTCTTTGTAGGCCCTCTTCTTTTTTTTATAATTCGCTTTTTACCTTTTGATTTGGTCTCCGAAAAAGGAGATGCCGTAATTGCCGTAGCGGTTTGGATGGTTATCTGGTGGATTACGGAAGCTGTATCCATTTCTGTTACCGCTCTTTTGCCATTGCTACTATTCCCTTTTCTAAAAATCATGGATATTGGAGATGTGGGAGCCAATTATGGGAGCCCCATCATATTTCTATTCTTTGGAGGCTTTGTTCTTGCCCTGGCACTTGAAAAAGTGAATCTCCACAAACGCATTGCCCTAAATATTATAAAAATTACAGGCACCACACCCAACAAAGTAGTACTAGGTTTTATGATAGCAACAGCCTCTTTGAGTATGTGGATCAGTAATACAGCTACAACGGTGGTCATGTTGCCTATTGCCATGTCGGTTATCGGGCTTCTGGTCAATGATGAAGACGGATTTACCAAAAGTGATCGGAATTTTGCTCTTTCCGTGATGCTTGGAATTGCTTTTTCGGCAAATGCGGGAGGTGTGGCTACAGTAATCGGTACGCCACCTAACTCGGTAATGATCGGCCTTCTCGAAAATGAATACAATATTGAAATCTCCTTTTTAAAGTGGATGGTATTGGGCGTTCCTTTTTCGGCATTAATGATATGGATCAGCTATTTGGTCTTGGTAAAATGGATGTACCCAAATCGGGACTTGGTATTTTCGGCTTCAAAAGACGTTATACATGACGAGCTTAAAAAATTAGGCCCCATGAGCGGAAAGGAAAAAATGGTGCTTGCTATTTTTGGTGTTACCGTGTTCCTATGGATTTTCAGAACGGTCATAAACGGCGTATTCCCGGCATTGAAATTAAACGATACCATGATCAGTATTATGGCAGCGATAGCCATGTTCTCTATTCCATACAATATGAAAAAAGGAGATTTTATAATTGTATGGAAAGACACCCAAAAATTGGCCTGGGGCATTTTAATTCTTTTTGGTGGAGGCTTGGCCTTGGCCAAAGGCATGTCCGTTAGTGGAATTGTAGATATAGTTTCAGCAGCCATTGGCGATAGTCAAGTCAGCATACTGTTTACCGCCGTTCTTCTAATCACTCTTATGCTATTTATGACCGAACTCATGAGCAACGTGGCCTTGATAGCTGTACTGGCACCAGTAGTAGCAGGTATCGCCATAGGTTTGAACATTCCCATTCTTTATTTGTTGATTCCCGTTACCATAGCCAGTAGTTGTGCCTTTATGCTCCCCATGGCCACACCGCCCAATGCCATAGTATTTGCCAGTGGCTACATAAAAGTGAATGAGATGGCACGGGTAGGTATTATCCTGAACGTTATAGCCGTTGCCCTTTTGGTTTTGATGTTTCAATTTGTAGTGCCCTTATTATTTTAA